A stretch of the Saprospiraceae bacterium genome encodes the following:
- the fusA gene encoding elongation factor G: MSRDLKYLRNIGIAAHIDAGKTTTTERILYYTGLTHKIGEVHDGAATMDWMAQEQERGITITSAATQTNWNWKNSPYIVNIIDTPGHVDFTVEVNRSLRVLDGLVFLFSAVDGVEPQSETNWRLADNYKVPRLGFVNKMDRQGADFFNVVSQVKSMLGSKAVPLQVPIGSEEHFKGVVDLITNKAIVWDEESRGMTYQEIPIPADIAEQVHTCRQELIESIAEYDDDLMVKFFDNPDSITEEEMIKAIRAAVCDMKFVPMLCGSAFKNKGVQAVLDAVCAFLPSPLDVEAVKGTHPKTDEELWRKPSVTEPFAALAFKVATDPFVGRLVFMRVYSGKLDAGSYVMKVRSEKDRVNMDKERISRIFLMHANDRKSIDSIEAGDIAAAVGFKDIKTGDTLCDENHPIILEAMNFPEPVISIAIEPKTQKDQDKLGMSLAKLAEEDPTFRVFTDENTGQTIISGMGELHLEIIVDRLRREFSVECNQGAPQVNYKETLTKTISHRERLKKQTGGSGMFADMEFEIGPADEAFLESDEYKNGKTRMQFVWDVYGGAIDKTYIAPITKGFDSMMNSGILAGYNIENMKIRVYDGSMHAVDSKPQAFELCAKDGFREAAPKTGPQLMEPIMKLEVITPEDYVGPVIGDLNRRRGMPKGQEQRMGGAVAIQADVPLSEMFGYVTQLRTITSGRASSTMEFSHYAPVPKQIAEEVIAKAKGSVKV, from the coding sequence CCGGGCTCACTCATAAAATTGGAGAGGTTCACGATGGTGCCGCAACCATGGACTGGATGGCCCAGGAGCAAGAGCGTGGAATTACCATTACTTCAGCAGCTACTCAGACCAATTGGAATTGGAAAAATTCTCCATATATTGTAAATATCATCGATACGCCGGGTCACGTAGACTTTACCGTCGAGGTTAACCGGTCTTTAAGGGTATTGGATGGACTTGTGTTCTTATTTAGTGCCGTTGATGGGGTAGAACCTCAAAGTGAAACGAACTGGAGATTAGCCGACAATTATAAGGTGCCACGTTTGGGATTCGTTAATAAAATGGATAGACAGGGTGCTGACTTTTTTAATGTCGTCAGTCAGGTAAAATCCATGTTAGGCTCTAAAGCAGTTCCATTACAAGTTCCAATCGGTTCAGAAGAGCATTTTAAAGGAGTTGTTGATTTAATAACAAATAAGGCCATTGTTTGGGATGAAGAATCTCGTGGCATGACGTATCAGGAAATTCCGATTCCAGCAGATATTGCTGAACAAGTTCATACCTGTCGTCAGGAATTAATAGAATCGATTGCAGAATATGATGATGATCTGATGGTCAAATTTTTTGACAATCCAGACAGCATTACAGAAGAAGAAATGATCAAGGCAATCCGTGCTGCGGTTTGCGATATGAAATTCGTACCCATGCTGTGTGGTTCTGCTTTTAAAAATAAAGGAGTTCAGGCGGTATTAGATGCTGTTTGTGCATTTTTACCTTCTCCATTGGATGTGGAAGCTGTTAAAGGAACACACCCGAAAACAGATGAAGAATTATGGAGAAAACCATCAGTAACAGAGCCATTTGCGGCCCTGGCTTTTAAAGTAGCAACTGACCCATTTGTTGGAAGACTTGTATTTATGCGGGTTTATTCCGGAAAACTGGATGCAGGTTCCTACGTGATGAAAGTGCGTTCTGAAAAGGACCGGGTCAATATGGATAAAGAGCGGATATCAAGGATATTTCTGATGCACGCAAATGACCGTAAATCAATTGATTCTATCGAAGCTGGTGACATTGCTGCGGCCGTTGGTTTTAAAGATATCAAAACTGGAGATACGCTTTGTGATGAAAATCATCCAATTATTCTTGAAGCAATGAATTTCCCTGAACCGGTTATTTCCATTGCTATTGAACCAAAAACACAAAAGGATCAAGATAAATTAGGGATGTCTTTGGCAAAATTGGCTGAAGAAGATCCAACGTTTAGAGTATTTACAGATGAAAACACCGGCCAGACTATTATTAGTGGTATGGGGGAATTACACCTGGAAATTATTGTAGATCGTTTAAGAAGAGAGTTTAGTGTTGAATGCAATCAGGGAGCTCCTCAAGTAAATTATAAAGAAACACTTACCAAAACCATTTCCCATAGGGAGCGACTCAAAAAGCAAACTGGAGGTTCTGGTATGTTTGCCGATATGGAATTTGAAATTGGCCCTGCGGATGAGGCGTTTCTTGAAAGTGATGAATATAAAAATGGCAAGACCCGGATGCAGTTTGTTTGGGATGTGTATGGTGGAGCCATTGATAAAACGTACATAGCTCCTATTACCAAGGGATTTGATTCGATGATGAATAGCGGAATTCTGGCGGGCTATAACATCGAAAACATGAAAATCAGGGTTTATGATGGATCTATGCACGCGGTTGACTCTAAGCCACAAGCATTTGAATTGTGTGCAAAGGATGGTTTCCGGGAAGCTGCACCTAAAACAGGTCCACAGTTAATGGAACCGATTATGAAATTAGAGGTAATCACACCTGAAGATTATGTTGGTCCGGTTATTGGGGACTTAAACCGTCGTCGGGGGATGCCTAAAGGTCAAGAGCAAAGAATGGGTGGCGCTGTTGCCATTCAAGCTGATGTGCCTCTGTCAGAAATGTTTGGATACGTTACACAATTGCGTACCATTACATCTGGCCGTGCCAGTTCGACCATGGAATTTTCACATTATGCACCGGTACCAAAGCAAATTGCGGAAGAGGTAATTGCAAAGGCAAAAGGTTCAGTTAAAGTATAA
- the rpsJ gene encoding 30S ribosomal protein S10 — MNQKIRIKLRSYDHNLVDKSTEKIVKTVRNSGAVVAGPIPLPTEKEIFTVLRSPHVNKKAREQFQLRTHKRLIEIYTPTNKTVDALSKLELPSGVDIQVKLS, encoded by the coding sequence ATGAATCAAAAAATTCGGATCAAACTTCGTTCTTACGACCATAACCTGGTTGATAAAAGTACGGAGAAAATTGTAAAAACCGTGCGCAACAGCGGTGCTGTAGTTGCCGGTCCGATTCCGCTGCCAACTGAGAAAGAAATATTTACCGTGTTGCGCTCGCCACACGTGAATAAAAAAGCTCGGGAGCAGTTTCAACTTCGGACGCACAAGCGCCTTATCGAGATTTACACACCCACTAATAAAACGGTGGATGCATTGTCAAAACTCGAATTGCCGAGCGGGGTGGATATTCAGGTTAAATTATCCTGA